The following are from one region of the Paenibacillus sp. KS-LC4 genome:
- the cas7c gene encoding type I-C CRISPR-associated protein Cas7/Csd2: MSVLDHKIDFAVILSVRNANPNGDPLNGNRPRQTYEGLGEISDVCLKRKIRNRLQDMGEAILVQSDERRDDGYRSIKERVDANADVQEFAKGKKQNNELYAQAACKSWMDVRSFGQVFAFSGGTDASSGVSVGVRGPVSIHTALSVEPIAITSTQITKSVNSVTGKDPNKKGSDTMGMKHRVDFGVYVVYGSINTQLAEKTGFTKDDAEKIREALISLFENDTSSARPDGSMEVHNVFWWKHQSKLGQYSSAKVHRSLKIKLNDDVVEGKSIDDYTWTIEPLEGLEPLRYVGR, translated from the coding sequence ATGAGCGTACTTGACCATAAAATTGATTTTGCCGTTATTTTGTCCGTCCGAAATGCCAATCCGAATGGCGATCCATTGAATGGCAATCGTCCAAGGCAAACCTATGAAGGACTTGGCGAGATTTCTGATGTGTGCCTAAAACGCAAAATCCGCAACAGGCTGCAAGACATGGGAGAAGCGATTCTCGTGCAGTCGGATGAGCGTCGTGACGATGGATACCGCAGCATTAAAGAGCGTGTAGATGCGAATGCCGATGTTCAAGAGTTTGCCAAGGGGAAAAAGCAAAACAATGAGCTGTACGCACAGGCGGCCTGCAAGTCGTGGATGGATGTGCGCAGCTTCGGCCAGGTGTTTGCTTTTAGCGGCGGGACGGATGCGTCCTCGGGAGTATCTGTAGGCGTTCGCGGGCCTGTCTCGATTCATACAGCGCTTAGCGTCGAGCCGATAGCCATTACAAGCACGCAAATTACGAAAAGTGTAAACTCGGTGACGGGTAAGGACCCGAACAAGAAGGGCTCAGACACGATGGGCATGAAGCATAGAGTAGATTTTGGCGTCTATGTTGTTTATGGCAGCATCAATACACAATTGGCGGAGAAAACAGGCTTTACGAAGGACGATGCGGAGAAGATTAGAGAAGCGCTTATTTCTCTTTTTGAAAATGACACCTCATCCGCGCGCCCGGACGGCAGCATGGAAGTCCATAATGTTTTCTGGTGGAAGCATCAGTCCAAGCTTGGGCAATATTCCTCAGCGAAGGTGCATCGCTCCTTGAAAATCAAATTGAACGATGACGTAGTCGAAGGGAAATCCATCGACGACTACACTTGGACAATTGAGCCGCTTGAGGGCTTGGAGCCTCTAAGATATGTGGGACGATAA
- the cas4 gene encoding CRISPR-associated protein Cas4: MWDDNEEDFLMLSGIQHFNFCRRQWALIHIEQQWEENVRTVEGAHLHRKADQPMLREKRGDKLIVRALPVQSRRLGISGICDVVEFVRDSSGVPLAGEEGLYVPYPVEYKRGKPKRNDSDRSQLVAQLMCLEEMLMCELKVGYLYYDEIKHRVEVPVSEADKAKVKQSLEEMRHYYERNHTPRAKTGPHCQSCSLNVVCLPEMLERKSVSSFIESRLSE; the protein is encoded by the coding sequence ATGTGGGACGATAATGAAGAAGATTTTTTAATGCTTTCTGGCATTCAGCATTTCAACTTTTGCCGTAGGCAATGGGCGCTAATCCATATTGAGCAGCAATGGGAGGAAAACGTCCGCACCGTTGAAGGGGCGCATTTGCATCGTAAAGCCGATCAGCCCATGCTGCGGGAGAAACGCGGGGACAAGCTCATTGTCCGTGCGCTTCCCGTACAGTCGCGGCGGCTCGGCATTTCCGGCATATGCGATGTCGTAGAGTTTGTGCGAGACAGCTCAGGAGTTCCACTGGCGGGTGAGGAAGGGCTTTACGTTCCGTACCCCGTGGAATACAAACGCGGCAAGCCGAAGCGGAATGATTCCGACCGCTCGCAATTAGTCGCTCAGCTCATGTGTCTAGAAGAGATGTTAATGTGTGAGCTGAAGGTGGGCTATCTCTATTATGATGAAATCAAGCATCGCGTGGAGGTGCCCGTCTCCGAAGCGGATAAAGCCAAGGTCAAGCAAAGCTTGGAAGAAATGCGCCACTACTATGAGCGGAACCATACACCACGGGCGAAGACGGGGCCACATTGTCAGAGCTGCTCTTTGAATGTCGTTTGTTTGCCGGAAATGCTGGAGCGAAAATCCGTTTCAAGCTTTATTGAAAGCAGGTTATCCGAATGA